The DNA sequence TCCTTTGGTTTTTCCTCACCCTCGAGAGTCTGATTTATCGCGTTGGCTTCCCTAATTGCTTTCAGTATAAATAATTCTATGTTTCCCTCGGACACAAGACCAGCGTCCAGGGCTAGCTGTTCTGCATTTATAGTTGCCTTTACCAGCAGGTCGGGTATGATCTCCGGCACAAGGTACTGCGCATCGAGTGCGATTGCCTTGGCGGCACTGAATCCCTTCATAATGTCAGCTATTATGACTTCTTCCGTAATTGAAAGAACTTCCTTGCTGTATATGAGGCCATGGCTGTAAGCCCCGAGGATATCCAGGCCTACCGTGATTGGCTTTATCTCGAGTTTCTCCATGAGTTTGGCCTTGTCCTTAGATATCACTTCGCCTTTCTTTACGAACAGTGACTCCTTCTTGATTACTATTTTTCCCTTTTCTATTGCTGTGGTCAATCCTGCCTTCTGGAATTCGCTGATCATTGGACCCGGCGGGAATGATGTTTCTTTTGCCTCTATGATTATATCCTCAGGTGCTGTCTCGCCACCACGTGCTGCAGCCTTCTGCTTGGTTGTTTCCAGGGTGCTGTAAAGCTTAGCCGGTTCAAGATCGGTTGTGATTATTGCAATCTGTCCCTGCGCAAATTGCTTGAAGTCGTGTATTTTCTTGTCCTTTGAACTGTCAAGTGCCTTAATTAGCAATCTTTTCCGGATCACTTTCAGTTTCATATGTGCAGATAGATCGCTTCTAATCTTCTGCAACTGGTTGTTCCTGATTCCATTGATGCTTGCAATGGCACTGACCTCGCTTCCTTCTATTTCATCTGCCACGGATTTAACTAGATCTACTTTCCATGAAGCTGGATGTCTCATTGTATATCACCTGACTGTATCTTTACTGCCTTACCCATCGTGGTCTTGACATATATGGAGTCTATGTTGTTCATACCTTTCTCAAGTTTTCCAGTTATTCTTTTCATTACTGCGGTTATGTTTTCCGCAACATCCGATGCTGGCATGTCCTTCGTTCCGACGGGTACATGAAAAGTCCTCTTGTCCTTGCTTCTTGCCCTCACTGTTCTTTTCAGGGTCGCTATCAAGGCGGTAGGATCCTGCCCCGGTGGAATCGGCCTTGGAATTTTACCCCTCGGTCCGAGAACTTGTCCCAGCGATTTACCTATCCCTGCCATTAAATTTGATTCAGCCACGAAATAGTCAACGCCGTTTACGATCTTCTTGAATTCCTTCTTGTTTTCCTGGAACTTGGAGATATCCTCTGCTCCAAAAGCGTAGTCAACGGAGTTCTTTGCCTTGGTCTTCATCTCTTCTGAACCGAAGAGTGCAACCTTGATTTCCCTTCCCCTACCTTTTGGGAGCGGTATCTCTTCATTGACCCTGTTCTTTGGATCGGAAAGATCCACTTCACGCATATTTATGGCAAGTTCGATGCTCTCCACGAACTTCCGTTCCTTGGCCGACTTGACGGCCTCCTCTATGATTTTTGACAAACTGTTTGCAGGCAATAAAATCACCATCCGTAGTTAAACGAGATAATCTCTTCTACGGGTTTATCGCAATTTCTCCTTGACTAATAAGTTTTTGGATTTCCTTAGGATCCTTCCCGTCTACATTTACTCCAAGTGAGACACAGGTCCCCAGCACTTCCATTACAGCCGACTTAAGGCTATTTGCAAGCATACCGTCCATTTTAGCCTTCGCAACGTTTATGATCTGTGCAAGGGTTGCGTTTCCACCAATTGCTTCCTTCTTCTTTGAAGCGCCTTTCTCAATGCCCATCTCTTTCTTGATCAATGCCGAAGTTGGAGGTATCCCGACGGTTATCTCGTATTTCTTCGTTGCCGGGTCTGTAACTGTTATGCTTACAGGTACCTGCATTCCAGCGAATGCCTTCGTTTTGTCATTGATCTCTTTTATTATCTGTCCAAGGTTCAACCCTAGTGGCCCGAGAGCCGGACCGAGCGGTGGTCCTGTTGTTGCCTTTCCGCCCTCTACCATTGTACTGACTGATTGTGCCATAAATTATCCTCTATATGCTACGGCTTATAGCCAATCGGTTTTTTAACTTTGTGATTGAGGCAATATGTTCTTTTTTGCTCTCCGGCTATTGCCATTCGAAAAAGATCCCCATTCCGAACACAATCCAAAATTACTGGAAGATTTATTTTACT is a window from the Thermoplasmatales archaeon genome containing:
- a CDS encoding 50S ribosomal protein L11P; this translates as MVEGGKATTGPPLGPALGPLGLNLGQIIKEINDKTKAFAGMQVPVSITVTDPATKKYEITVGIPPTSALIKKEMGIEKGASKKKEAIGGNATLAQIINVAKAKMDGMLANSLKSAVMEVLGTCVSLGVNVDGKDPKEIQKLISQGEIAINP
- the rpl1_1 gene encoding rpl1_1 (HL8) produces the protein MPANSLSKIIEEAVKSAKERKFVESIELAINMREVDLSDPKNRVNEEIPLPKGRGREIKVALFGSEEMKTKAKNSVDYAFGAEDISKFQENKKEFKKIVNGVDYFVAESNLMAGIGKSLGQVLGPRGKIPRPIPPGQDPTALIATLKRTVRARSKDKRTFHVPVGTKDMPASDVAENITAVMKRITGKLEKGMNNIDSIYVKTTMGKAVKIQSGDIQ
- the rplP0_1 gene encoding rplP0_1 (L10E); translation: MRHPASWKVDLVKSVADEIEGSEVSAIASINGIRNNQLQKIRSDLSAHMKLKVIRKRLLIKALDSSKDKKIHDFKQFAQGQIAIITTDLEPAKLYSTLETTKQKAAARGGETAPEDIIIEAKETSFPPGPMISEFQKAGLTTAIEKGKIVIKKESLFVKKGEVISKDKAKLMEKLEIKPITVGLDILGAYSHGLIYSKEVLSITEEVIIADIMKGFSAAKAIALDAQYLVPEIIPDLLVKATINAEQLALDAGLVSEGNIELFILKAIREANAINQTLEGEEKPKESKKDDKKDEKAQEDASENVSAGLESLFG